Proteins found in one Falsirhodobacter algicola genomic segment:
- a CDS encoding type 1 glutamine amidotransferase: MRIGILQTGDAPADLRPESGDYPDMFQRLLDGRGFTFRTWRVVDLEFPATVHEADGWLITGSRHGAYEDHAFIPPLEAFIRDIHAARVPLVGVCFGHQIIAQALGGRVEKFAGGWSVGPTDYRFGDETLTLNAWHQDQVVAPPPGARTVAQSDFCAHAALAYDDRAFTVQAHPEFPDAFIRGLIRTRGKGVVPDPLLAGAEARMGPPNSAGRLADHIADFFTAPRQA, translated from the coding sequence ATGCGGATCGGCATCTTGCAAACCGGCGACGCGCCGGCGGACCTTCGGCCCGAAAGCGGCGACTACCCTGACATGTTCCAGCGCCTTCTCGATGGGCGCGGCTTCACCTTCCGCACATGGCGGGTGGTGGATCTGGAGTTTCCCGCCACCGTCCACGAGGCGGATGGTTGGCTGATCACCGGCTCGCGCCATGGCGCCTACGAGGATCACGCCTTCATCCCCCCGCTGGAGGCGTTCATTCGCGACATCCATGCCGCCCGCGTGCCGCTGGTCGGGGTGTGCTTCGGCCATCAGATCATCGCGCAGGCCCTTGGCGGCCGGGTGGAGAAATTCGCCGGCGGCTGGTCGGTCGGTCCCACCGATTACCGGTTCGGCGACGAGACGCTGACCCTGAACGCATGGCATCAGGATCAGGTGGTGGCCCCGCCCCCCGGCGCGCGCACCGTGGCGCAATCCGATTTCTGCGCCCATGCCGCGCTGGCCTATGACGACCGGGCCTTCACCGTGCAGGCCCATCCCGAATTTCCCGACGCCTTCATCCGCGGCCTGATCCGCACGCGCGGCAAGGGCGTGGTGCCGGACCCGCTTCTGGCCGGGGCCGAGGCCCGGATGGGTCCGCCCAACAGCGCGGGCCGACTGGCGGACCATATCGCAGATTTCTTCACAGCGCCGAGGCAGGCATGA
- a CDS encoding ABC transporter permease — MTCLETIQAYGLRSLGYGERLLPREGYDLCQQFTLIGSGLIWNIYFAVIALAAGFFLATALALGKTAHSAWIRKPCDWIVFVFRGSPLFIQFFVAYQLLVLLPRQGLTLPLGLFDLHLDTGWTTRAWAGATLVLFLNTAAYTSEIFLGALRSVPRGDLEAAEAYGIAGWQRFRRIQWPTMLRLAWPAYTNEAIFLFHATTLVFFSGFPAYQQRGDALYYASYFAGRTFNPFVPYPIVAFYFVCLTLLLTWLFGRIGRHLNRHLPSNQRQRRRPRLLPQIIR; from the coding sequence ATGACCTGCCTCGAGACGATTCAGGCCTATGGCTTGCGTTCGCTGGGATATGGCGAACGGCTGCTGCCGCGCGAAGGCTACGATCTGTGCCAGCAGTTCACGCTGATCGGATCGGGCCTGATCTGGAACATCTATTTCGCGGTGATCGCGCTGGCGGCGGGGTTCTTTCTGGCGACGGCGCTGGCCTTGGGCAAGACGGCGCATAGCGCGTGGATCCGCAAGCCCTGCGACTGGATCGTCTTCGTGTTCCGCGGCTCCCCGCTCTTCATCCAGTTCTTCGTGGCCTATCAGCTTCTGGTGCTGCTGCCGCGTCAGGGGCTGACCCTGCCGCTGGGACTGTTCGATCTGCATCTCGACACCGGTTGGACGACGCGGGCTTGGGCGGGGGCGACGCTGGTACTGTTCCTGAACACCGCCGCCTATACGTCCGAGATTTTCCTCGGCGCGCTGCGCTCGGTTCCGCGCGGCGATCTGGAGGCGGCCGAGGCCTATGGCATCGCCGGCTGGCAGCGTTTTCGTCGCATCCAATGGCCGACGATGCTGCGTCTGGCATGGCCCGCCTATACCAACGAGGCGATCTTCCTCTTCCACGCCACGACGCTGGTCTTCTTCTCGGGGTTCCCGGCCTATCAGCAGCGGGGCGACGCGCTGTATTATGCCAGCTATTTCGCGGGCCGGACCTTCAACCCCTTCGTGCCCTATCCGATCGTCGCGTTCTATTTCGTGTGTCTGACGCTGCTGCTCACATGGCTCTTCGGGCGCATCGGGCGGCATCTGAACCGGCACCTGCCCAGCAACCAGCGTCAACGCCGCCGGCCCCGCCTGCTGCCGCAGATCATCCGCTGA
- a CDS encoding TerB family tellurite resistance protein, which yields MFEQLLRRITDTTDRRLPDPDSRLALAALLVRIARADGEYSSAEVARIDRVLARRHGLSAADATALRHEAETLEAEAPDTVRFTRALKDAVPMEDRDALMQALWAVALADGGRDANEDQLIRLVARLLGITDQESALARQKVHRD from the coding sequence ATGTTCGAACAGCTTCTCCGCCGCATCACCGACACCACCGACCGCCGCCTGCCCGACCCGGATTCGCGTCTGGCGCTGGCGGCGCTTCTGGTGCGGATCGCCCGCGCCGATGGCGAATACTCCTCGGCCGAGGTGGCACGGATCGACCGGGTGCTGGCGCGCCGCCATGGCCTTTCTGCGGCCGACGCCACCGCCCTGCGCCATGAGGCCGAGACGCTGGAGGCCGAGGCCCCCGACACCGTCCGCTTCACCCGCGCCCTGAAGGACGCCGTCCCGATGGAGGATCGCGACGCCCTGATGCAGGCGCTCTGGGCCGTGGCGCTGGCCGATGGCGGGCGCGATGCCAACGAAGATCAGTTGATCCGCCTCGTCGCCCGTCTTTTGGGCATCACCGATCAGGAATCGGCCTTGGCGCGTCAGAAGGTGCACCGGGACTGA
- a CDS encoding aminotransferase, with protein MRDDAPRSWDSRAEAATFYGFTDLPSVAQRGTVVLTHGEGPYVFDTAGKRYFDSNSGLWNMVAGFDHPKLAEAAKAQYDRFPGYHAFFGRMSDQTVMLSERLVEVSPFASGKVFYTNSGSEANDTMVKMLWFLGGAEGQPQRRKIITRWNSYHGVTAVSASMTGKPYNSVFGLPLPGFLHVGSPHYWRFGQEGETEEAFTQRLAHELEATIIKEGPDTIAGFFAEPVIGAGGVIPPSKGYFQAIQAVLKRYGIPLIADEVICGFGRTGNVWGSQTFDFVPDAIIASKAMTAGYFPMGAVVLGPELAQRLQNASEAIEEFPHGFTASGHPVGCAVSLAAIDLILNGGLLDNVRALTPRFEAGMAELAGHANIGEWRGAGLMGALEAVQDKATKTPFASNLSVSERIANTCTDHGLICRPLGQSIVLCPPFICTESHLDEMFEKLAAALRQVFAEVA; from the coding sequence ATGCGTGACGACGCCCCCCGCAGCTGGGATAGCCGTGCCGAAGCCGCCACGTTCTACGGCTTCACAGACCTGCCTTCGGTGGCGCAGCGCGGCACGGTCGTGCTGACGCATGGCGAAGGGCCCTATGTCTTCGACACGGCCGGAAAACGCTATTTCGACAGCAATTCGGGCCTGTGGAACATGGTCGCGGGCTTCGACCACCCCAAGCTGGCCGAAGCGGCAAAGGCCCAGTACGACCGTTTCCCCGGCTATCACGCCTTCTTCGGGCGGATGTCGGATCAGACGGTGATGCTGTCCGAACGTCTGGTGGAGGTGTCGCCCTTCGCCTCGGGCAAGGTCTTCTACACCAATTCGGGGTCGGAGGCGAACGACACCATGGTGAAGATGCTGTGGTTCCTCGGCGGTGCCGAAGGGCAGCCGCAGCGACGCAAGATCATCACCCGCTGGAACAGCTATCACGGGGTGACGGCGGTGTCGGCCTCGATGACGGGCAAACCTTACAACTCGGTCTTCGGTCTGCCGCTGCCGGGCTTCCTCCATGTCGGATCGCCCCATTACTGGCGCTTCGGCCAAGAGGGCGAGACGGAGGAGGCGTTCACGCAGCGCCTCGCCCATGAGCTGGAGGCGACGATCATCAAGGAAGGCCCGGACACGATCGCCGGATTCTTCGCCGAACCCGTGATCGGTGCGGGCGGGGTGATCCCGCCCTCCAAAGGGTATTTCCAAGCGATTCAGGCGGTGCTGAAACGCTACGGCATTCCGCTGATCGCCGATGAGGTGATTTGCGGCTTCGGGCGCACGGGCAATGTCTGGGGCAGCCAGACCTTCGATTTCGTGCCCGATGCGATCATCGCCTCCAAGGCGATGACGGCGGGGTATTTCCCGATGGGCGCGGTCGTCCTCGGGCCGGAACTGGCGCAGCGCCTGCAAAATGCAAGCGAGGCGATCGAGGAGTTTCCGCATGGCTTCACCGCCTCGGGGCATCCGGTCGGCTGTGCGGTGTCGCTGGCGGCGATCGACCTGATCCTGAACGGCGGGCTTCTGGACAATGTCCGCGCGCTGACGCCGCGCTTCGAAGCGGGCATGGCGGAACTCGCCGGTCATGCCAATATCGGCGAATGGCGCGGCGCGGGCCTGATGGGCGCGCTCGAAGCGGTGCAGGACAAGGCGACGAAAACGCCCTTCGCCTCCAACCTGTCGGTGAGCGAGCGTATCGCCAACACCTGCACCGATCACGGGCTGATCTGCCGCCCGCTCGGCCAGTCCATCGTGCTGTGCCCGCCCTTCATCTGCACCGAAAGCCATCTCGACGAGATGTTCGAGAAGCTGGCCGCCGCCCTGCGTCAGGTCTTCGCCGAGGTCGCCTAG
- a CDS encoding NAD(P)/FAD-dependent oxidoreductase — MNLLTANDRPGTYPPSWYAATATPLPAFPALKGAVRADVCVVGGGYTGLSAALHLAERGFDVVLLEAHRVGFGASGRNGGQVGSGQRLDQDTLEGMVGRADARRLWDLGEEAKALVRDLIARHAMPVPFQPGIVHAARTASEVAHAHAYAEKLARDYDYDRVEPLDAARIAAILGTDRFRGGDIDRGAGAIHPLNFALGLARAAKARIFEGSTVTRLDGTTVHTADGHVRADHVILACNGYLGGLEPGVAARVMPINNFIVATEPVEGLMEPVAAHDTRFVVNYWRMTEDHRLLFGGGESYGYRFPDILRTVRKPLLQVYPQLRDVRIEYAWGGTLAITVNRLPCFRRVAPGVLSASGYSGHGVAMATLAGRILAETVAGEAGRFDLMASLPQPRFPGGAAMRAPLLATAMTWFALRDRLGV, encoded by the coding sequence ATGAACCTGCTGACCGCCAACGACCGCCCCGGCACCTATCCGCCCAGTTGGTATGCCGCGACGGCGACGCCCCTGCCCGCCTTTCCCGCGCTGAAGGGGGCAGTGCGGGCGGATGTCTGCGTGGTGGGCGGCGGCTATACCGGGCTGTCGGCGGCGCTGCATCTGGCCGAACGCGGCTTCGATGTCGTCCTTCTGGAGGCGCATCGCGTGGGCTTCGGCGCGTCGGGGCGCAATGGCGGTCAGGTCGGTTCCGGCCAGCGGCTGGATCAGGACACGCTGGAGGGGATGGTGGGCCGCGCCGATGCCCGCCGCCTCTGGGATCTGGGGGAGGAGGCGAAGGCGCTCGTCCGCGATCTGATCGCGCGCCACGCCATGCCGGTGCCGTTCCAGCCCGGCATCGTCCACGCCGCCCGCACCGCATCCGAGGTGGCGCACGCCCATGCCTATGCCGAAAAGCTGGCGCGCGATTACGATTACGACCGGGTGGAGCCGCTGGACGCCGCCCGCATCGCCGCAATCCTCGGCACCGACCGCTTTCGCGGGGGCGATATCGACCGCGGCGCGGGCGCGATCCATCCGCTGAACTTCGCGCTCGGCCTTGCCCGGGCGGCCAAGGCCCGCATCTTCGAGGGCAGCACCGTCACGCGGTTGGACGGCACCACCGTGCACACCGCCGACGGGCATGTGCGCGCCGATCATGTGATCCTCGCCTGCAACGGCTATCTCGGCGGGCTGGAGCCGGGGGTGGCGGCGCGCGTCATGCCCATCAACAATTTCATCGTCGCCACCGAACCCGTGGAGGGCCTGATGGAGCCGGTGGCGGCGCATGACACCCGTTTCGTCGTCAACTACTGGCGCATGACCGAGGATCACCGCCTGCTCTTCGGCGGCGGCGAAAGCTATGGCTACCGTTTCCCCGACATCCTGCGCACGGTGCGCAAGCCGCTCTTGCAAGTCTATCCGCAGCTGCGCGATGTGCGGATCGAGTATGCATGGGGCGGAACGCTGGCGATCACGGTGAACCGCCTGCCCTGTTTCCGGCGGGTCGCGCCGGGGGTGCTGTCGGCCTCGGGCTATTCGGGGCATGGGGTGGCGATGGCGACGCTGGCCGGGCGCATCCTTGCCGAAACCGTCGCCGGAGAGGCGGGCCGTTTCGATCTGATGGCCAGCCTGCCGCAGCCCCGGTTCCCGGGCGGCGCGGCGATGCGCGCGCCCTTGCTGGCGACCGCGATGACATGGTTCGCCCTGCGCGACCGGCTCGGTGTCTGA
- the rlmJ gene encoding 23S rRNA (adenine(2030)-N(6))-methyltransferase RlmJ produces the protein MLSYQHLYHAGNLADVQKHALLCFMLDYLVQKDKPLTYIETHAGRGLYMLDAEEAVKTGEAEKGIAALEQAFAPDHPYRLRLSETRARWGDAAYPGSPLLAALSLRDMDRMHLAELHPQEHRILSEVIHPWSPHLQKKDGLAMAMAVTPPEPRRGLMLIDPPYEVKADYDLLPDQIAKIVRKWNVGIIALWYPLLTNAAHIGMLADLSARFPDALRHEVRFPAAKVGHKMIGSGMFIINAPWGTEAEAKRISRLFS, from the coding sequence ATGCTGTCCTATCAACATCTCTATCATGCCGGGAATCTGGCCGATGTGCAGAAGCACGCGCTGCTGTGCTTCATGCTGGATTACCTCGTGCAGAAGGACAAACCCCTTACATATATCGAGACGCATGCCGGGCGCGGGCTCTACATGCTCGATGCCGAAGAGGCGGTGAAGACCGGCGAGGCCGAAAAAGGCATCGCCGCGCTGGAGCAGGCCTTCGCCCCGGACCACCCCTACCGCCTGCGCCTGTCGGAGACGCGGGCGCGGTGGGGGGATGCGGCCTATCCCGGATCGCCCTTGCTGGCGGCGCTGTCGCTGCGCGACATGGACCGGATGCATCTGGCCGAACTGCATCCGCAGGAACATCGCATCCTGTCCGAGGTGATCCACCCATGGAGCCCGCATCTGCAAAAGAAGGACGGCCTTGCCATGGCGATGGCCGTCACCCCGCCCGAACCCCGGCGCGGCCTGATGCTGATCGACCCGCCCTATGAGGTGAAGGCCGATTACGATCTTCTGCCCGATCAGATCGCCAAGATCGTGCGCAAATGGAACGTGGGCATCATCGCGCTGTGGTATCCGCTGCTGACCAATGCCGCGCATATCGGGATGCTGGCCGACCTTTCCGCCCGTTTCCCGGACGCGTTGCGCCACGAAGTGCGCTTTCCCGCCGCGAAGGTCGGGCACAAGATGATCGGCTCGGGGATGTTCATCATCAACGCGCCTTGGGGCACCGAGGCCGAGGCCAAGCGCATCTCACGGCTTTTTTCCTAG
- a CDS encoding ABC transporter ATP-binding protein, with the protein MTPPSAPVIEVRNLHKSYGDLTVLRGVDLTAPRGHVISLIGSSGSGKSTLLRCCNLLEDSEDGTIRFEGEPVVWRGEGAERHPADRKQVLRIRTNLSMVFQQFNLWSHMTILQNVMEAPITVLGRPRDEVEEKARAYLAKVGIGDKADAWPSQLSGGQQQRAAIARALCMEPRALLFDEPTSALDPELEQEVVRVIKALADEGRTMIIVTHDMKMAADCSDHVIFLHQGRIEEEGEPARLFGAPRSERLRSFLSAGGH; encoded by the coding sequence GTGACTCCACCCTCCGCTCCGGTCATCGAGGTCCGGAACCTGCACAAATCCTATGGCGATCTGACCGTGCTCCGGGGCGTGGACCTGACCGCGCCGCGCGGGCATGTGATCTCGCTGATCGGATCGTCCGGGTCCGGCAAATCGACGCTGCTGCGCTGCTGCAACCTGCTGGAGGACAGCGAGGACGGCACCATCCGTTTCGAGGGGGAGCCGGTGGTCTGGCGCGGCGAAGGGGCCGAACGTCATCCCGCCGATCGCAAGCAGGTGCTGCGCATCCGCACGAATCTCTCGATGGTGTTTCAGCAGTTCAACCTGTGGTCGCATATGACCATCCTTCAGAACGTGATGGAGGCGCCGATCACCGTGCTCGGCCGTCCGCGCGACGAGGTGGAGGAGAAGGCCCGCGCCTATCTTGCTAAGGTCGGGATCGGCGACAAGGCCGATGCATGGCCGTCGCAGCTGTCGGGCGGCCAGCAGCAGCGCGCCGCCATCGCGCGCGCGCTTTGCATGGAACCGCGCGCCCTGTTGTTCGACGAACCCACCAGCGCCCTCGACCCCGAGCTGGAGCAGGAGGTGGTCCGCGTCATCAAGGCCCTTGCCGATGAGGGGCGCACGATGATCATCGTGACGCATGACATGAAGATGGCGGCCGATTGTTCGGACCATGTCATCTTCCTGCATCAGGGTCGGATCGAGGAGGAAGGCGAACCCGCCCGCCTCTTCGGCGCTCCGCGTTCCGAACGGCTGCGCAGTTTCCTGTCGGCCGGCGGTCACTAA
- a CDS encoding ABC transporter permease → MFAYCADPKTLEGLNWLSCYLTTGTHLSFYASFLTVLLLLAVTAPVALLFGFAGAMASRSDLAPLRWTGRIYMAMVRGIPDIIFFLFFIIALDQGLEYLAHFLRCDDLSQPVRQGGEFRVCPAAKIPPGNAPQIVHQIYAFVLAVFTFAIVFGAFAANVLAGAMKAVPRAQLETAESFGMTQRQINRRILIPQMWVHALPGLSNLWMILIKATPLLFILGIQDIVYWAQQIGAMKTQTYSYPHPDWRLWYFLGLLVFYLGMTKLSEIALNRILSRVTPGQPKVTT, encoded by the coding sequence ATGTTCGCCTATTGCGCCGATCCCAAGACCCTCGAAGGCCTGAACTGGCTGTCATGCTACCTCACCACGGGGACGCATCTGTCGTTCTATGCCTCGTTCCTGACGGTGCTGCTGCTGCTGGCCGTGACGGCGCCGGTGGCGCTGCTGTTCGGCTTTGCCGGCGCGATGGCCAGCCGGTCGGACCTGGCGCCGCTGCGCTGGACAGGGCGGATCTACATGGCGATGGTGCGGGGCATTCCCGACATCATCTTCTTTTTGTTCTTCATCATCGCGCTGGATCAGGGGCTCGAATACCTCGCCCATTTCCTGCGCTGCGACGATCTGAGCCAGCCCGTCCGTCAGGGGGGGGAGTTCCGCGTCTGCCCCGCCGCCAAGATCCCGCCGGGCAATGCGCCGCAGATCGTGCATCAGATCTATGCCTTCGTGCTGGCGGTCTTCACCTTCGCCATCGTCTTCGGCGCCTTTGCGGCCAATGTGCTGGCCGGGGCGATGAAGGCCGTGCCCCGCGCCCAGCTTGAAACCGCCGAAAGCTTCGGGATGACCCAGCGCCAGATCAACCGGCGCATCCTGATCCCGCAGATGTGGGTCCACGCCCTGCCCGGCCTGTCGAACCTGTGGATGATCCTCATCAAGGCGACGCCGCTGCTGTTCATCCTCGGCATTCAGGATATCGTCTATTGGGCGCAGCAGATCGGCGCGATGAAGACGCAGACCTACAGCTATCCGCATCCCGACTGGCGGCTGTGGTACTTCCTCGGGCTGCTGGTCTTCTATCTCGGCATGACGAAACTGTCGGAGATCGCGTTGAACCGCATCCTGTCCCGTGTCACCCCCGGCCAGCCGAAGGTGACGACATGA
- a CDS encoding glutamine synthetase family protein → MTNWTDEIPEAARDYIAGRRLDEVECIVSDIAGVARGKAMPASKFARQTSFFLPNSIFLQTITGEWASNPLGAFTEPDMILHPDYSTATAAPWTADITLQVIHDAVTQSGDPVPTAPRNVLKRIVQLYADKGWKPIVAPEMEFFLVARNIDPNMPVMPPMGRSGRRAAGRQAYSMSAVDEYGKVIDDIYDFAELQGFEIDGILQEGGAGQVEINLAHGDPVKLADEIFFFKRLIREAALRHDCFATFMAKPIEGEPGSAMHIHHSVTDLATGRNIFSDDKGSETDHFLHFIAGMQRHLPAAVALLAPYVNSYRRYVPDFAAPINLEWGRDNRTTGLRIPISGPEARRLENRLAGMDCNPYLGIAASLACGYLGLVEQTKPRPECIGSAYNVETDLPYNLGDALDLLDENMALRDVLGQDFCRYYDAVKRNEYKEFLQVISPWEREHLLLNV, encoded by the coding sequence ATGACCAACTGGACCGACGAGATTCCCGAAGCTGCGCGCGATTACATCGCCGGGCGCCGTCTGGACGAGGTGGAGTGCATCGTGTCCGACATCGCGGGCGTGGCCCGCGGCAAGGCGATGCCCGCGTCCAAATTCGCGCGGCAGACGAGCTTTTTCCTGCCGAACTCGATCTTCCTGCAAACGATCACCGGGGAATGGGCCTCCAACCCGCTCGGCGCGTTCACCGAGCCGGACATGATCCTGCATCCCGACTATTCCACCGCCACCGCCGCGCCTTGGACCGCCGACATCACGTTGCAGGTCATCCATGACGCGGTAACCCAGTCGGGCGATCCGGTCCCCACCGCCCCGCGCAACGTGCTCAAGCGCATCGTGCAGCTATATGCCGACAAGGGCTGGAAACCGATCGTCGCCCCGGAGATGGAGTTCTTCCTCGTCGCGCGGAACATCGACCCGAACATGCCGGTCATGCCGCCCATGGGCCGTTCGGGTCGCCGCGCCGCCGGCCGTCAGGCCTATTCCATGAGTGCGGTGGACGAATACGGCAAGGTCATCGACGACATCTACGATTTCGCCGAACTTCAGGGATTCGAGATCGACGGCATCCTTCAGGAAGGCGGCGCCGGTCAGGTGGAGATCAACCTCGCCCATGGCGATCCGGTCAAGCTGGCCGATGAGATCTTCTTCTTCAAACGCCTGATCCGCGAGGCCGCGCTGCGCCACGACTGCTTCGCCACCTTCATGGCCAAGCCGATCGAGGGGGAGCCGGGCTCGGCCATGCATATCCACCACTCGGTCACGGATCTGGCGACCGGGCGCAACATCTTCTCGGACGACAAAGGCTCCGAGACGGATCACTTCTTGCATTTCATCGCCGGGATGCAGCGACATCTGCCGGCGGCGGTCGCGCTGCTGGCCCCTTATGTCAACAGCTACCGCCGCTATGTCCCGGACTTCGCGGCGCCGATCAACTTGGAATGGGGCCGCGACAACCGCACCACCGGCCTGCGCATCCCCATCTCCGGGCCGGAGGCACGGCGGCTGGAAAACCGCCTCGCGGGGATGGACTGCAACCCCTATCTCGGGATCGCGGCTTCGCTCGCCTGCGGGTATCTGGGGCTGGTGGAGCAGACGAAGCCCCGCCCCGAATGCATCGGCAGCGCCTATAACGTAGAGACGGACCTGCCCTACAACCTTGGCGATGCGCTGGATCTCTTGGACGAGAACATGGCCCTGCGCGATGTGCTGGGGCAGGATTTCTGCCGCTATTACGACGCGGTGAAGCGCAACGAATACAAGGAGTTCCTGCAGGTCATCAGCCCGTGGGAACGTGAGCATCTGCTGCTGAACGTATGA
- a CDS encoding transporter substrate-binding domain-containing protein: MKTMILTTALLALTAGSVSAQQVVRLATEGAYPPFNFINDAGQVDGFEIALFNELCTRAEVSCEWVTTDWDGMIPNLQSGNFDAIVAGMSITDERREVIDFTQNYYPPAFSAYAAMDPDADIEGGVVAAQTNTIQAAHVAETGATLLEYATPDEAVGAVRNGEADAVFSDSDYLKPVVDESGGAFVWLGEPVQLGDGIGMGLRKSDTELKATFDTAIQSMKDDGSLNALLTEWFGGDDAPQF; encoded by the coding sequence ATGAAGACGATGATCCTGACCACCGCGCTTCTGGCGCTGACCGCCGGCAGCGTGTCGGCCCAGCAGGTCGTGCGCCTCGCCACGGAGGGCGCCTACCCTCCGTTCAACTTCATCAACGATGCGGGCCAGGTCGATGGGTTCGAAATCGCGCTGTTCAACGAGCTGTGCACCCGCGCCGAAGTCAGCTGCGAATGGGTCACGACCGATTGGGATGGCATGATCCCGAACCTGCAATCGGGCAATTTCGATGCGATCGTGGCCGGCATGTCCATCACGGATGAACGCCGCGAAGTGATCGACTTCACGCAGAACTACTACCCGCCGGCCTTCTCGGCCTATGCCGCGATGGACCCGGATGCCGATATCGAGGGCGGCGTCGTGGCCGCGCAGACGAACACCATCCAGGCCGCCCATGTCGCCGAAACCGGTGCGACGCTTCTGGAATACGCAACGCCCGACGAAGCCGTGGGCGCCGTCCGCAACGGCGAGGCCGATGCCGTCTTTTCCGACAGCGATTATCTGAAGCCGGTGGTGGACGAATCCGGCGGGGCCTTCGTCTGGCTGGGAGAGCCGGTTCAACTTGGCGACGGCATCGGCATGGGGCTGCGCAAGTCCGACACCGAGCTGAAAGCGACCTTCGACACCGCCATCCAATCCATGAAGGACGACGGCTCGCTCAACGCGCTGCTGACCGAATGGTTCGGCGGCGACGACGCGCCGCAATTCTAA
- a CDS encoding formylglycine-generating enzyme family protein, whose product MEKKPCCGARRDTVLTGDALLLSRATAVPRAEDAVMQELRAALLPVPGGIFEMGARRSTFADDGDSPRRKVKLAPFRMAPATVTNDEYARFVAATGYRTVAEQEGWAFVFHLLLPDAEAWPESPPGARWWRKVDGACWSAPEGPGSDLAGRGDHPVVQIAWYDALAYCTWSGLSLPTEAQWERAARGGLAKRKFPWGDEMMPGGAFAMNTFQGTFPHHNTAEDGWIGTAPARSFQPNGYGMYNMTGNVWEWVADRFAPHPAPGRLPDVDPVGPEAGQARVQRGGSYLCHVSYCDRYHVHSRTRNDPDSSVGNAGFRVCAPA is encoded by the coding sequence ATGGAGAAGAAGCCCTGCTGCGGCGCCCGCCGCGACACCGTCCTGACCGGCGACGCCCTGCTGCTGTCGCGCGCGACCGCCGTTCCGCGCGCCGAGGATGCGGTGATGCAGGAGCTGCGCGCGGCGCTGCTGCCCGTGCCCGGCGGCATCTTCGAGATGGGGGCCCGCCGTTCCACCTTTGCCGATGACGGCGACAGCCCGCGGCGCAAGGTCAAGCTCGCGCCGTTTCGGATGGCACCGGCGACGGTGACGAATGACGAATATGCCCGTTTCGTCGCCGCCACCGGCTATCGCACCGTGGCCGAGCAAGAGGGGTGGGCCTTCGTCTTTCACCTGCTGCTGCCCGATGCCGAGGCATGGCCCGAAAGCCCGCCCGGCGCGCGGTGGTGGCGCAAGGTGGACGGCGCCTGCTGGTCCGCCCCCGAGGGGCCGGGATCGGACCTTGCGGGCCGCGGCGATCATCCGGTGGTGCAGATCGCATGGTACGACGCGCTGGCCTATTGCACATGGTCCGGCCTGTCCCTGCCGACCGAGGCGCAATGGGAACGCGCCGCCCGCGGCGGCCTTGCCAAGCGCAAGTTCCCGTGGGGCGATGAGATGATGCCCGGCGGCGCCTTTGCGATGAACACCTTCCAAGGCACCTTCCCGCATCACAACACCGCCGAGGATGGCTGGATCGGCACCGCGCCCGCCCGCAGTTTCCAGCCCAATGGCTATGGCATGTACAACATGACCGGCAATGTCTGGGAATGGGTGGCGGACCGCTTTGCACCGCATCCCGCGCCGGGGCGCCTGCCGGATGTCGATCCGGTCGGCCCCGAGGCGGGGCAGGCGCGAGTGCAGCGCGGCGGCTCCTACCTGTGCCATGTCAGCTATTGCGACCGCTACCACGTCCATTCGCGCACCCGCAACGATCCCGACAGCTCGGTCGGGAACGCGGGGTTCCGGGTCTGCGCCCCGGCCTAG